CACGAGGAAGCCATCCAGATCCTCGAGGGGCTCAGGCCCAAGCTCGAAGCCCATCACAAGCTCGGCTACACCCGTCAGGCCCTGGAGCGCGCCGTCGAGCTCGCCGCCCGCCACCTCTCCGACCGCCGCCTGCCCGACAGCGCCCTCGACGTGCTCGACGAGGCCGGGGCCGGCGAGGCCCTCAAGCCCGCCGGCAAACGCAGGAGCCGCATCGGGGTGGCCGAGGTGGAGGCCACCGTCGCCCGCATGGCCCGCATCCCCCCTAAGTCCCTCTCGCGCGATGATCAGGTGCTGCTGCAAAACCTCGAGGCCGAGCTCTGCGCCGAGATCTACGGGCAGGAAAGGGCCGTGAAGGAGGTGGCCGGTGCCATCAAGATGGCCCGCGCCGGGTTGCGCGACCCGCAGAAACCCATCGGGGCCTACCTCTTCGCCGGGCCCACGGGCGTGGGTAAGACCGAGCTTTCCCGCCAGCTCGCCCTCAAGCTAGGCGTGCCGCTGATCCGCTTCGACATGTCGGAGTACATGGAAAAGCACACCGTCTCGCGCCTCATCGGCGCCCCTCCCGGCTACGTGGGCTTCGAGCAGGGTGGCCTACTCACCGACGCGGTGCTGCAAAACCCCCATTGTGTGCTGCTTTTGGACGAGATCGAGAAGGCCCACCCCGACCTCTACGCCATCCTCCTACAGGTCATGGATTACGGCAAGCTTACCGATCACAACGGCAAAACCGTGGACTTCCGCAGCACCGTGCTCATCATGACCACCAACGCCGGAGCCGCCGAGGCCAGCGAGGCCCGCATCGGCTTCTTCCGCGAGTCCAAGGCCGAGGCCGCCGACGAGGCCATCCGGCGGCTGTTCACCCCCGAGTTTCGCAACCGCCTCGACGCCATCGTGCACTTCGCCCCCCTCTCTCCCGAGGTCATGGGCCAGATCGTGGACAAGAACCTCAGGGCCCTCGAGGCCCAGCTCAAAGAGCGCAAGGTGCGCCTCGCCATCACCCCCGAGGCCCGGCAATGGCTGGCCGAAAAGGGCTACGACCCCCTCATGGGGGCGCGCCCCCTGGCCCGCCTGATTCAAGAGCGCATCAAGAAACCCCTGGCCGACCTGCTCCTGTTCGGGCCGCTCAAGGGTGGTGGGAACCTGAGGATTGGGGTGAAGGGGGAGGGGCTCGAGCTGCAGGCTTCCTGACCACCGGTGCTGCTTGACTCGAGCGCCGATGGCAGGCGGCAGGCCGAGAGGGGCGTGGTTGGCGGTTAGGGCAGCCCTAGGGGGGGGTTCGGGCTCAGGCGAAGCGCGCCTTCAGATTCACCGCCTGGCGCAGCCGCCGCCGGTACTCCCCCTCGGAAACCTCGTAGGCCCCGAAGCGCTCGAGGTGCGGGTTCTGCACCTGGGCGTCGAAGAGCGCGAAGCCCCGCCTGCGCAGGTGCTCCACCAGGCGCACCATCGCCACCTTGGAGGCCTCGGGCACGTAGTAGAACATACTCTCCCCGATGAAGGCTCCCCCAATGGTGACGCCCAGGACACCCCCGGCCAGCCGCCCCTCGTACCAGGTCTCGAAGCTGTGGGCGTGGCCTGCTTGGTGCAGGGCTGCGTAGATCTGGCGCAGCTCGTCGGAGATCCAGGTCTCACGCCGGTGTGCGCTGGCGCAGCCTTCGACCACCCCGGCGAAGTCGTGGTTGATCCGAATCTCGAAGACCCCCGAGTTGAGCGCGCGGCGCAGGCTGCGGGGCACGTGGAAGCGCTCGTCCAGCGGGATCAGCGCGTGACGGCGGGAGGAGTACCACTGTAGCCCGTCGCCGTTGTCCATCAGGAAGTAGCCCTGGGCGTAGAGTTGGAGAATCGAAGCCACGTCCACGAGCCTTACCTTAGCGCCTGTCGGAGGCGTTCAACAACGTTGGCGGCTCGAGGAGACCGGCTTTTGATCAGCCTCAAGCGCATGCGTTTGCCCAACTGCCCCTAATACCGGATTCAAAAAGATAATCACCCAAACCAAAGACCTTCAGAGGCTATCTTTTTGAATCCTAGAGCACTCCCTTCGGTCGGGTCAGTTCGTTCCCGAATGGGAACGAACTGACCGAATCTGGTATAACAGGCTCCCACGCCCCAATGGTCGGCGGGTTTCTCGAGACCAGGCCATCGATCAATGCGCTCCAGAGGGGCTCGAGGTGGCTTTACCCAGGCGGTCTCGAGGCTGTGCATGGCGCTCACTTTCGAATAGCTGTCCGCGTACCTAACGTCAGAATACACCCCTGGCTCGCTGAAGATGTGTGCGATCTCGTTGCGTTCCCCGCATTTACGCTGCACGCGGTGCATAGGCGGTATTCGTGGGACCTGCTCGGGGGGAGCCCTTAGGGCCGGGGTTTGCCCTTACTCGAGCTTGCCGTGCCCGGCGCGGCTGCCGCCACGAAGGCCGCGAGGTCCTGCTTCATCTGCTCGAGGCTGGGCCGGTGCACATACATCATGTGGCCCGCCGCGTAGTAGCGGGTCTGGATATTGGCCTGGAGGTGGGGCTCTAAGCCCAGGTGGGCGAAGGTGTAGTCGGTGGCAAAGTAGGGCGTGGCCAGGTCGTAATAGCCCGAGCCCACAAAGACCTTGAGGTAGGGGTTGAGGTTCATGGCCTTGCGCAGGGTCTCGGCTACGTTGAGGTACTGGTTTTCGTACTCCTTGTAGCTCCAGTCCTGGTAGAGCCCGGTGAGCACCTCATAGGGCAGGTCGCTCTCGAAACCCAGCTCCTCGCGCACGTACTGGTTGAAGGTGGCGGTATAGGGCCCCTGGATGGTGGCGTAGCTGGGGTCGTACTCGCTGTGTTCGCCCGCCGCGTCGCGGTCGTGCCCGGTGAAGCGGGAATCCAGCCGACCCACCGTCTTGCGCTCGGAGCGCAGCAACTCCTTGCAGAAGCGGTAGATGTTGATGCGTAGATTGGTTTGCTCGAGGTACTCCCGCGATAGCCCGCTGTAGCGCGAGAGCTTCTCGAGCACCCCCTCGCGCTCGGCCTCGGGGAGTGCGCTGCCCTTGAACAGCGCTCTCAGGTACTCGCCACCGGCGAAGGCCTCTACCTCCTCCAGGAAAGCGTGCAGGGGCTTCTTCTGTAGCTCGGGTGACAACTTCTTGTGATACCACGCGGTGGCGGCGTAGGTGGGCAGGAAGAGCACGTGGGGTAGGTCGTGACCGGGGGCGAAGCGGGCGGTGGCGAAGTCGAGGATGCTGCTGATGAGCATGATCCCGTTGAGGTACATGCCGTGGCGCTCCTGCAGGTAGCCGCTGAGTCCGGCGGCGCGGGTGGTGCCGTAGGACTCGCCGATGAGGAACTTGGGGCTCGTCCAGCGCCCGTAGCGGCTGGTGTAGAGCCGGATGAACTCGCCCACGCTCTCGACGTCGCGCTTGTAGCCGTGGTACTCCTTGGTCTTCTCGCCGGGCACCATGCGGCTGTAGCCCGTGCCCACCGGGTCGATGAACACCAGGTCGCTCACGTCGAGCAGGGAGTGTTCGTTGTCTACTAAGCGGTAGGGTGGGGGGAGTGGGTTGCCGACATCGTCCATCAGCACCCGCCGGGGGCCCAGCAGGCCCAGGTGCAGCCACACCGACGAGGAGCCCGGTCCCCCGTTGAAGGAGAAGGTGACGGGGCGGCGGCTCTTGTCGGGCACGTCGTCGCGGGTGTAGGCGATGAAGAAAACGCTGGCCTTGGGCTTCTCGCCCTCGCTGGTGCCCTCCTTCTCGCTCTCCTCCTTCAGCACGATGGTCCCGCAGGTGGCGGTGTAGCTCACCTTCTGATCACCGATGCCGACGCTGTGTCGGCTGATGACGAGGTTGTCCTGGGGTGCAGGTTTGGCGTCGGCGGGCTTGCTTTCCTCGGGCATACCCCAAATCTATCAAGCGTCAACTACCACGAGCTACCCCCGACCAACCCAACGGCGGTTTGGTCGGGGACTGTCGCCCCACACCCATAGGTTCAATTCCGCTCGCCGTGGGGTACTTAGCCAAAGCGCGGCGCTCGCTTCTCGAAGAAGGCCGCGATGCCCTCGGCCAGGTCGCCCGTCTCGCGCACCCAGGCGTTGGCGATAGAGGCCAGGCGCAGGCCGTCCTCGAGCCCCATCCCCGGTAGCGCGTTGAGCAGCTCCTTGGTCAGCGAGACCGAGGCGGGCGCGTTGGCGCTGATCTCGCGGGCGAAGGCCAGGGCTTCCTCGAGCACCCCCTCCGCGGGCACCACCTTGTTGACCAGGCCCATGCGGAAGGCTTCCTGCGCGCCGACCAGCTTGCCGGTGAGCAGCAGTTCGCGCGCGTGCTTCTCACCCACCGAGCGGATGAGGATCACGCCCACCAGCGCGGCCACGAAGCCGATCTTGACCTCGGTGTAGCCGATGCGGGCCTGCTCGTTCATCACCACCAGGTCGCAGGCCGTCGCCAGGCCTGCGCCCCCGGCCACGGCGGGGCCGTTGACGGCGGCCACGGTGGGCTTGGGGAAGGTGTAGAGGCGGTGGAAGAGGCGCATCAGCTCGCGGGAGTGGGCCAGGTTGGCCTCGGCGCCCATCTGAGTGACGCTCTTGAGAAACTCGAGGTCGGCTCCCGCGCTGAAGGCCTGGCCCGCGCCGGTGAGCACGACCGCGCGCACGTTGCTGTCCTTTTCGGCCTGCTCCAGGGCTTCCAGCAGGCCGGTGACCATGGCAGGGGAGAGGGGGTTGCGTCGCTCGGGGTCGGAGAGGGTGAGGATTCGGATGGAATCTTGATCGCTGCTCGTTACCATGCCCCAATCCTTACACATTTGCCCGCGGTGTTGCTGCTCGGGGCGTTGAGGGGTGGGGGATGCTGTGCATAGGGTTCGGGTTTGCTTTCCAACTTTCCTGCCCTCTGCCCTTCAGCAGCATGGTAGACTCGAAGACAGGGCGTATGCCCGGAGGTGAGGTATAAGGGACGTTCCAATCAACGAGCGAATTCGAGTGCGGCAGGTTCGTCTGATCGACGAAAACGGTACGCAGGTGGGCATCGTAGACACCCGCGAGGCCCTGCAGATGGCCCGGGAGCGCGAGTACGACCTGGTGCTGGTTTCGCCCACGGCGGTGCCGCCGGTAGCCCGGCTCTTGGACTACGGCAAGTGGCGTTACGAGCAGCAGCAAGCCGAAAAGGAAGCCCGCAAGAAGGCCAAGCGCACCGAGGTCAAGAGCATCAAGCTGCGCCCCAAGATTGACACCCACGACTACAACGTGAAGGTCGGGCACGTGCGGCGCTTTCTCGAGGAAGGCCACAAGGTCAAGATCACCATCATGTTCCGCGGTCGCGAGATGGCCCACCCCGAGTTGGGTTACAAGCTCCTGGAGCGGGTCGCCAAAGACCTGGAGGGCATTGGTTTCGTGGAGATGCGTCCGGAGATGCTGGGTCGCGACATGAACATGGTCATGGCCCCAGGCTCCAAGCCCTCGCCACAGCCCCAGGCCCAAGCTTCCAATCCCAACCCCCACAGCTAAGAGTGCTTCCCCCTCAAGCGCGCCAAATCCCAGGCCTGGCCTGTTTTGTCCTACCAGGGCGGCAAACGGGCTCGAGGGCTTGGCTGAGGACTCCCCTCGGTGCTATACTCGCAAGGCTGCCGAGCCATCAAGACCCCTCGCGGGCGCTCGAGGCAGCCGCCGGCGAACCCCGCCGGGAAAAAGGAGAAGCACGATGCCGAAGATGAAGACCCACAAGGGCGCCAAGGGCCGCGTCAAGGTCACGGCCACTGGCAAGGTGATTGCCAAGAAGCCCGGCAAGCGCCACCTCAACTACCACAAATCCGGTTCCTCCATCCGCACCAAGGGCCGTAGCTTTACCCTGGCCAAGAGTGAAGCTCGCCGCATGATCGAACTGCTGAGGGGTGAGGGCTAATGCCGCGCGCCAAGACCGGTGTTGTCCGCCGTCGCAAGCACAAGAAGATCCTGAAGCTGGCCAAGGGCTTCTGGGGCTTGCGCTCCAAGAGTGTTCGCAAGGCCCGCGAGACCTTGTTCAGCGGGGCCATGCGCTCCTTCAACGACCGCCGCGAGCGCAAGGGCGACATGCGCCGCCTGTGGATCGTGCGCATCAACGCCGCTGCCCGCCAGCACGGCCTGAGCTACTCGGTGTTCATGGGTGGCCTCAAGAAGGCCGGCATCGAGCTCGACCGCAAGATCCTGGCCGACCTCGCCGTGCGCAACCCCGAGGCCTTCGCCGCCTTGGTCGAGAAAGCTAAAGCCTGACGAAATTAACGACCGCAGGGGCACAGCAAGCCGTGCCCCTGCGCTTTTGCTGGACCCATTGCAACCAAGGGACAATACACTCGGGGCATGGACTTCCGCGACCGCTCCAAGTCCCGCATCGCCGTTGCCCCACACAACAGGGCTCTAGCCTTTAGTGCGACCAGCGCAGGTCCATCTCCTCGCGCTCGCCCAGCGCTTTGC
The window above is part of the Calidithermus timidus DSM 17022 genome. Proteins encoded here:
- the rplT gene encoding 50S ribosomal protein L20; the encoded protein is MPRAKTGVVRRRKHKKILKLAKGFWGLRSKSVRKARETLFSGAMRSFNDRRERKGDMRRLWIVRINAAARQHGLSYSVFMGGLKKAGIELDRKILADLAVRNPEAFAALVEKAKA
- the aat gene encoding leucyl/phenylalanyl-tRNA--protein transferase codes for the protein MASILQLYAQGYFLMDNGDGLQWYSSRRHALIPLDERFHVPRSLRRALNSGVFEIRINHDFAGVVEGCASAHRRETWISDELRQIYAALHQAGHAHSFETWYEGRLAGGVLGVTIGGAFIGESMFYYVPEASKVAMVRLVEHLRRRGFALFDAQVQNPHLERFGAYEVSEGEYRRRLRQAVNLKARFA
- a CDS encoding enoyl-CoA hydratase/isomerase family protein, whose translation is MVTSSDQDSIRILTLSDPERRNPLSPAMVTGLLEALEQAEKDSNVRAVVLTGAGQAFSAGADLEFLKSVTQMGAEANLAHSRELMRLFHRLYTFPKPTVAAVNGPAVAGGAGLATACDLVVMNEQARIGYTEVKIGFVAALVGVILIRSVGEKHARELLLTGKLVGAQEAFRMGLVNKVVPAEGVLEEALAFAREISANAPASVSLTKELLNALPGMGLEDGLRLASIANAWVRETGDLAEGIAAFFEKRAPRFG
- a CDS encoding AAA family ATPase, translated to MVTSELQKSIERALECAFDRGHEYAGLEHLMLALLDDADARRVLLRCGVDLAALRGQLETVLAEMENLPGVQPVPTTAFQRVLQRAVAQMRSAGRDQANGANVLVSIMDERQSRVYGILEDLGLSRYKLTSAISREAPPTGTEPEPQEGIPAELEEGGVAQNPLEAYCTDLTARARAGELDPLVGRRAELERILTVLSRRQKNNPLLVGDPGVGKTALVEGLAQRIVRGEVPEGLAEAEIFALDLGALLAGTRYRGDFEERLKAVVKALFSRPRAILFIDEIHMIVGAGSTTGSTVDASNLLKPALTGKLKCIGATTFAEYKSFEKDRAIARRFQKIDVLEPTHEEAIQILEGLRPKLEAHHKLGYTRQALERAVELAARHLSDRRLPDSALDVLDEAGAGEALKPAGKRRSRIGVAEVEATVARMARIPPKSLSRDDQVLLQNLEAELCAEIYGQERAVKEVAGAIKMARAGLRDPQKPIGAYLFAGPTGVGKTELSRQLALKLGVPLIRFDMSEYMEKHTVSRLIGAPPGYVGFEQGGLLTDAVLQNPHCVLLLDEIEKAHPDLYAILLQVMDYGKLTDHNGKTVDFRSTVLIMTTNAGAAEASEARIGFFRESKAEAADEAIRRLFTPEFRNRLDAIVHFAPLSPEVMGQIVDKNLRALEAQLKERKVRLAITPEARQWLAEKGYDPLMGARPLARLIQERIKKPLADLLLFGPLKGGGNLRIGVKGEGLELQAS
- the rpmI gene encoding 50S ribosomal protein L35; the encoded protein is MPKMKTHKGAKGRVKVTATGKVIAKKPGKRHLNYHKSGSSIRTKGRSFTLAKSEARRMIELLRGEG
- the infC gene encoding translation initiation factor IF-3 is translated as MRDVPINERIRVRQVRLIDENGTQVGIVDTREALQMAREREYDLVLVSPTAVPPVARLLDYGKWRYEQQQAEKEARKKAKRTEVKSIKLRPKIDTHDYNVKVGHVRRFLEEGHKVKITIMFRGREMAHPELGYKLLERVAKDLEGIGFVEMRPEMLGRDMNMVMAPGSKPSPQPQAQASNPNPHS
- a CDS encoding S10 family peptidase, with product MPEESKPADAKPAPQDNLVISRHSVGIGDQKVSYTATCGTIVLKEESEKEGTSEGEKPKASVFFIAYTRDDVPDKSRRPVTFSFNGGPGSSSVWLHLGLLGPRRVLMDDVGNPLPPPYRLVDNEHSLLDVSDLVFIDPVGTGYSRMVPGEKTKEYHGYKRDVESVGEFIRLYTSRYGRWTSPKFLIGESYGTTRAAGLSGYLQERHGMYLNGIMLISSILDFATARFAPGHDLPHVLFLPTYAATAWYHKKLSPELQKKPLHAFLEEVEAFAGGEYLRALFKGSALPEAEREGVLEKLSRYSGLSREYLEQTNLRINIYRFCKELLRSERKTVGRLDSRFTGHDRDAAGEHSEYDPSYATIQGPYTATFNQYVREELGFESDLPYEVLTGLYQDWSYKEYENQYLNVAETLRKAMNLNPYLKVFVGSGYYDLATPYFATDYTFAHLGLEPHLQANIQTRYYAAGHMMYVHRPSLEQMKQDLAAFVAAAAPGTASSSKGKPRP